The following proteins are co-located in the Candidatus Cloacimonadota bacterium genome:
- a CDS encoding M48 family metalloprotease, with amino-acid sequence MLRKKKQDSLALAKINNKQKMSLFTTHPPIEDRIERLRN; translated from the coding sequence ATGCTCCGGAAAAAAAAGCAGGATAGCCTGGCTCTGGCCAAGATTAATAACAAGCAAAAGATGTCGCTCTTCACGACGCATCCTCCGATCGAGGATCGCATAGAAAGATTAAGGAATA